In Flavobacterium piscisymbiosum, the sequence TTATGCTGCAGCTATAATAATTGGTATTCTGGTTATCGTTTTTCATTGCTGCGGCAAATTTAAAGAGATAATTTGAATTTCAATGCAAAATCACAAACTTTTTTAACCCTATCAATTTAATAGACTGTTTTAAGAATTAGGAGCTATTTCCTGCTGTCCGCTATATCTTTTTATTTTTAAAGAAAAAATAAAAAGGATGCCGCTCCCATCAGGGCTAGGGCATTAGGATTCATAATAGATTTTTTGATGGCACACGGATGACACAGATTTAAATCGATTTAAGCTGATTTCGTTGTTTTTATCGCTTTGTCAAAGTTTCGAACTTTGACAAAGCTTCTTCTTAGATAATTACCGATGTCACTTTAAGCGAAGTCGAAGAGCGCAACGGGATTCGAACATCATAATCAAAACTAACTTGAATATTCTACGCGGATGATACGGATTCGCTTCGCGAAAACGCGGATTTACGCGGATTTTTTTATTTTAATCGCAATAGCTACTCACAATCTTGTCATCCTGAGGCACGAAGGATCACACAAGAAGCCCGACAAAGAGTTTCGACAAAGACTGCGGAATTACTTTACGGAGTCCTAGTTTGATCCTTCCTGCGTCAGGATGACATACTATGCAGTTAACTTTGTCAAAGTTTCGAACTTTGACAAAGTTTTCACGTAGATTATTAACGCCCGTTCTCAGCCTGACACCCCACATATTCTATCTTTTGTAAAAAAAAACCACACGAATCCGCGTTTTCGCAAAGCGAATCCGTGTCATCCGTGTGCCATAGGTTTCGAAAATCTTATTTAGCAGCATCCAACAATATCGCCAACTGAATACAAGGCAACTCAGATCGATTACTCCAGGCGTGATTGGTTCCTCTCTGCACGACAATATCTCCCGCTTGCAATAACGTTTCGCCTTCATCAACAATAAGCCAGATTTCGCCGGAAAGAATTACGATATAATCTAATGTGTCGGTTTGATGCATCAAAGGATGGGGCTGGCCTTCTGGCGCTACAATCCCAAGATCCTTGTCAGGCGGAATCTGAACATAGCGAAAATAACTTCCGTTTTTGGGCGTATTGGGGAAAGCGGTATTTTCGATTACTTTTTCTTCTTCTAATTTTACGGGCATACTATCTGTCGACCAAATATCGGATATAATCAAACCCGGAAAATGTTCTGAAACATTCGATACAATTGCATCCTTTTCGATTATTGATTTTCCATTGCGTATTCCTGTAACGATCCTTCTTGGAATTGTTTTCATAGTCGATCGATTTGCATGATTAATTTCTTTCCGTTTGTTTTGTTTTCGCGAAGAATGCTGAGCGCTTTCAAAACGGTTTCCTCGTCTAAATTCCCAACTATTTCAATTGTTGGTGGCGTGATTGATTTGTTTTCAAGTAAAACTCTCAATTCATTCAATCCATTTTTATAATAGTCAAATTGCTTTTCTAAACCAAAAGCATAATTGGAGATATTGAGAATTGTAGCACCTCTGCTAAAAAGAACTTCACGGGAATCCGGCGTAGAAAAATTAGTAACATCTACATAAGTTCCGTTTATTTTTAAAAGTTTGGCTGCTGTAAGGGATATTTCATTCCCCACCAGATCCACTGCAAAATCAAAATGCCTGTTATCGTTTAAAGTCAAAGCGGTTTCGTAAACCTCATCTTTTCTGTAATCGATAATTTGATTTGGCTTTAAGCCAAGGTCTAACAATGAAGCGATACTTTTTTCGTTTCCTGCCGTGACAACAAGATTGCCATTTCCTCTTTCGATCAATAATTTAATTAACATATTCCCTACTCCGCCCGCTGCTCCGGTTATAAAAATAGAATCAGATGAATTCGCTTGCATTCTATTTATAGCTTGCAAAGCTGTTAATCCAACTGATGGAATTGAAGCTCCTTCTTCAAAAGAAATATTATGAGGTAAATGCATGACAATTGTTGCGGGAACAGCAATATATTCGGCATAAGTACCATTTGATCCCATACTTCCTGAACCACAAAATACAGGATCTCCTATTTTAAAATCGGTTACTTTTTCTCCAACAGCCGATATAATTCCTGAGAATTCCCTGCCTAATATGGGAGAATGCAATAACTTTCGTTCCATAGCATTTTCGGTCATTTGGTAATCGACAGGATTAAAACCAGATGCGGCTATTTTTACCTGAACTTCATTCTCTTTTGGTTGCGGTATATCAACTTCCTGAAGAGTAAATTCTCTATTTTGATCTAAAACTACTGCTTTCATATTTCGTATTTTATACTACAAAATTACCATACAAATACTTTATTTTTGCTATGGGTTAACCCGAGGTTACCGCTTACCAATAAGAAACTACTATGGCAAAAATTAATGATAACGGAACGCTTCGCGAAGCCAATTGTTCAGAAGAACTTATGGCTATGCGCGACAGTCTGGATGTTTTAGGAGGAAAATGGAAACTGATGATCCTACGTTTCCTAACTAACAGAACGCATCAGGTAATCAATTTTAAAAAAATGCAACGCGAGATCGATGGCATTTCTGCCAAGATGTTAAGCAAGGAATTGAAGGAGTTAGAAACCAATTTGCTCGTTTCGAGAACAGAACAGCAAACAAAACCTATTACGGTAGTTTATGCGATTACTGAATACGGAAAATCGGTACTTCCGGTAACAGAAACATTGGTGAATTGGGGATTAAGTCACCGTGAAAAAATCATTGACACGATTAATAAATAATCATTGCTTATTGGGTACCGTTACTTCAATCTTTTAGCTTAGCTTGGTGATAAAAATTGAGTTCATAAATTTTCATTCCAATTGTCACACTGAGCGAAGTCGAAGTGCGCTCCAATTGGAAGGTGGGCTTCGACTTCGCTCAGCCTGACAATGATAATACAATACATTGTGTTTAAACGAACAATTCTGTTTAAATCTATGAGTGAAATATTTTTTCTCGCAGATTTTTCAGATTTTGCAAATTTTTTGCCATCTGAAGGAAACAAAACATTTCTTTTAGATTATAGTTATTTGTATTTTAAATAATTAAAAGGACTTTTTTGATTAAACAATATGGTCTTGTTTTTTAAAATAAATACAACTAACGAATCATTAATCTAAAAATTTATAGCGTAAACCCAATTCGAAACCATCATTTGCATAAGCGCCTGTATTACCAATAAAACTAGAATAGGATAAAAAGATACCCAGTTTATCTAAGGTAATCCCAAACGAGCCCGAAATGACTTCATTGGTATGATACATAGCAGATATATTCATATTATATTCCGGCATACTAAAATTTGCACCAATATCAACAATATCCTTATAACCTCTAATGCCTCTATAAGCAACAAGAGGCTCAATATTAAAATCATTTATTCGGCTTGATACGTATATTTTATAACTTATCGCCGAATAGAAAATCTGGCTATCTACATAACGTCTTTCTCCATTATCATTTTCGAAAAAGGTATTATTTAAATTTGGTACAGCTGCCTGAACAGTTAATAATCTTGTAGTGTACGAGATACCAAAATCACCATCTAAAGCGCCCCCTTCATCAAAATTCTGAATCGAAGGATCATTTATATCGCCACTAATTTTACTTTTATCAAGCGAGAGAAATCTGCCTCCTAATGAAAGTCCGAAATTTATTTTGCGATCCTCGCCATCAAGGGGCAAATGATACGCAAAGGTTCCCAAAACTCTTGTATTGGTAATTAAACCTGCTCTGTCACTATAAAAATTAAGACCATAAGCCGCTCTACTCTCCGGATTGTATTCTACTGTTGCATACATCATTACCGGATTTCCGGGCACATCATCCCACTGCCGCTGATATCCAATATTTACATTCAGGCCTTTGTTGAGTCCTGCCATAGCCGGATTGCCTAAATACTGGTTCTGATAATACATGGCTTCGAATTTGTTTAATTGTGCATTTGCAGTATTATTTACTAATAAAACTATGCTCAAAAACAAGATGGGCTTAATGGCAAATAATCTCATAAATATTTTTTTAGTTGTATTCATATCGATAGGGTTATGATATAACAATTATTTCTTTTTTTAAACTCTTAGTAAGAGACATTAATCCCTAAGCATGGTGATGAAACCTTTAATTTTTGGCAGATTATCTCCCAGATCAATCAAATAGTAATAGGTATCATTGTTTAACGGAGATCCGCTGTATGATCCGTCCCATTCGTTACTATACGATTTTTTAGAATATACGATTCGGCCTGCTCTGTCATAAACTGTGACCATATTATTAGGGAAAAGCTCAATATCCTTAATTTGCCAGAAATCATTTTTTCCGTCTCCGTTTGGAGATAGAATATTATTCACAACCAATTGATCCGGAGAAATTCCTTTATACACTATTATAGTATAGGTTTCTTTAGTAATGCCATCCTGAGCAGTAACAATTGTTTCTATGATATTTTCTCCGGCAATAAGAGTTACCGGAGCGCTAGATGTACCGCTTGAAACAGGTAAACCATTTACTGTTATTTTTGCTCCCAAATCAGTTGTGGTTGGACGTACATTAATTGAAGCTACATCGTATTTAACAAGAGCCGAATAATTGTTTATATCAGATTCGAATACAGGGTTTAATGTTCCTTCACTTATCGTTAAATTAGATAATGTTGCAGTACTGGATTTTTCTCTGATAATATTCAGGGTATAGCTTTTTGTTGTGATTCCATCTTCTCCTACAACTCTAATTATTACAGTATTTTGACCTGGAACTAAAGCTATTGTGTATGGAGATCCGCCTTGAACTGTAATTCCATTAATAGTAATTTTTGCCAAAGGATCATCAGCAATTGCTGTTATTGCTTCTGAGCTAATAGTACTGGCAACATTGACAGTATAGGAAAGAACATTTGGTGAAAAGGCAGGATTTAGAGTACCATTGTTAACGGTAAGACTTGCTAAATTCAAATCGGTTGGTGAAACTATAGTCAACACGCCTGTAACATATGTAATATTGTAGTTAGCGCCTACTGCACCACTTACCGTAATCGCATACACTCCAACCGGACTCGTAGTATTTGCTATTGTTGCAATAATTGGCTGAGTGGTCAAACTCGCTGATGTATCACCATTGACAAAACCGGAATAACTTGCCGTTAGTACCGGATTTGGTGCTCCGTAATCTCTGGTCTTATTATCGGCTGTAATAGTTAAACTCGCAGTTGTAACGGTTAAATTTCCATTGAAATAACTAATAGTGTAATTAGGGTTTACTGCTCCGCTTGCAGTTATTGGATAAATTCCAACAGTACTTCCTGTAACTGCCGTTGTAGAAACTGTTGGCAAAGTAGTGAAACTTGCTGCTGTATCACCGTTTACAAAACCGGAATAACTTGTCGTTAATGTTGGATTTACTGATCCGTAAGTTTTACTTTGATTGTCTGCAGTAATGGTTAATGTCGCCGTTGTAACGGTTAAAGTTCCATCAACGTAGTTAATCGCATAATTTGGGCTTACTGCTCCACTTGCCGTAATTGGATAAGTTCCGACACTACTTCCTGTAACTGCAGTTGTTGAAATTGTTGGCAAAGTACTGAAACTTAATGCTGTATCACCGTTTACAAAACCGGAATAACTTGTCGTTAATGTTGGATTTACTGATCCGTAAGTTTTACTTTGATTGTCTGCAGTAATGGTTAATGTCGCCGTTGTAACGGTTAAAGTTCCATCAACGTAGTTAATCGCATAATTTGGGTTTACTGCTCCACTTGCCGTAATTGGATAAGTTCCGACACTACTTCCTGTAAATGAGGTTGTTGCAATTGTTGGTAAAGTGATAAAACTTGATGCTGTATCTCCGTTTACAAAACCGGAATAACTTGTCGTTAATGTTGGATTTACTGATCCATAAGTTTTGGTTTGGTTATTTGCCGTGATGGTTAAATTTGCAGGAGTAACTGTTAATGTCGCTCCTGATGTATAACCAATTGTATAATTCAGTGAAGTTGCACCGCTTATCGTTATTGGATAAGATCCGACTGGACTTGTCGCATTGGCTGTGGTAGAAGCAATTGCCGGAGTGAGTAAACTTTCTTCGGTATCACCATTGACAAAACCTGTGTAATTAAGAGTTAATGGTGGATTTGCTTCTCCATAAATTTTAAACTTATCGTCGGCTGCAATGGCTAGATTTGCGGGAGTAACTGTTAATGTCGCTCCTGATGTATAACCAATTGTATAATTCAGTGAAGTTGCACCGCTTATTGTTATTGGATAAGATCCTACTGGACTTGTCGCATCGGCTGTGGTAGAAGCAATTGCCGGAGTGAGTAAACTTGCTTCGGTATCACCATTGACAAAACCTGTGTAATTAAGGGTTAATGGTGGATTTGCTTCTCCATAAATTTTGGTTTTATCATCGGCAGCAATAGCTAGATTTGCAGGAGTTACAGTTAATACACCAGGCACGTAGCTAATAGTATAGTTTGAATTAATTGCTCCGCTTGCAGTTATTGGATAAGTTCCAACTGGACTACTCTGAACAGCTGTAGTTGTGATTGTAGGGAGAGTAGTTAAACTTGCTTCTGTATCGCCGTTGACAAAACCAACATAACTAACAGTTAAGGTTGGATTTGCTTCTCCGTAAATTTTACTCTGATCATTGGCAATAATAGTCAACAATGTTGCTCCTGTAATAGTGAGCGTTCCATCAACATAATTAATAGTGTAATTATCAGATGCTGCCCCGCTTACCGTTATTGCATATGTTCCAACTGGACTTGTATCATCTGCGATTGTGCTGATTGTTGGCAGAGTGGTTAAACTTGCAGATGTATCTCCGTTGACAAATCCTAAATAACTGGCTGTAAGTGTTGGATTTACTTCGCCGTAAACTTTGGTTTGATTATCTGCTGTGATAATTAATGTTGCTTTGGTAATTGTCAAAGTTCCATTCACGTAAGTGAAATCATAATTATCAGAGACTGCTCCGCTGGCTGTAATTGCATAGGTTCCGACTGGACTTGCATCTAAAGCTGTTGTAATGATTGTTGGCGGTGTCGTTAGATTTGTTGCTGTGTCTCCGTTGACAAATCCTGAATAACTGGCTGTGAGTGTTGGATTTACTTCGCCGTAAACTTTAGTTTTATCATCGGCTGTGATGGTTAAAAGTGCTTTTGTAATTGTCAGGGTTCCATTCACGTAGGTGAAATCATAATTATCGGATACTGCGCCGCTGGCTGTAATTGTATAAGTTCCAACTGGGCTTGTATCATCTGCGATCGTAGTGATTGTTGGCAGAGTGATTAAACTTACTGATGTGTCTCCGTTGACAAAACCGGAATAACTTGCCGTTAATGTTGGATTCGCTTCGCCGTAAACTTTGGTTTTATCATCGGCTGTTATTGTTAAAAATGCTTTAGTGATTGTAAGATTTCCGTTCACGTAAGTAAAATCATAATTATCAGAGACTGCTCCGCTGGCTGTAATTGTATAAGTTCCAACTGGGCTTGTTGCATCTGCGATCGTAGTGATTGTTGGCAAAGTGATTAAACTTACTGATGTGTCTCCGTTGACAAAACCTGAATAACTGGCTGTGAGTGTTGGATTTGCTGTTCCGTACACTTTGGTTTTATCATCGGCTGTTATGGTTAATGTCGCTTTGGTGATTGTCAGATTTCCATTCACGTAAGTGAAATCATAATTATCAGAGACTGCTCCGCTGGCTGTTATTGTATAGGTTCCAACCGGGCTTGCGTCTAATGCCGTCGTAGAAATTGTTGGAGCTGTAGTAAGATTTGTTGCCGTGTCTCCGTTTACAAAACCTGAATAACTGGCTGTGAGTGTTGGATTGGCTGTTCCGTAAACTTTAATTTTATCATCAGCTGTGATGGTTAAAAGTGCTTTGGTGATTGTCAAAGTTCCATCAACATAACTTATTGTGTAATTAGGATTTGCGGCTCCGCTTACGCTAATAGTGTAATCACCAACAGGACTTCCGGTTACGGCGGCTGCACTTGTAATGGGTGCTAAAGTTAAACTTCCTACGGTGTCTCCGTTTACAAAACCTGAATAGCTAAGCGTTAGAGTTGGATTGGCTGTTCCGTAAACTTTGGTTTTATCATCGGCTGTTATTGTTAAAAGTGCTTTAGTAATTGTCAGATTTCCATTCACGTAGGTGATATCATAATTATCGGAGACTGCTCCGTTGGCTGTAATTGTATAGATTCCAACTGGACTTGCATCTAAAGCCGTTGTGGAAATTGTTGGAGGTGTAGTTAGATTTGTTGCTGTATCTCCGTTGACAAAACCGGAATAACTGGCTGTAAGTGTTGGATTTGCTGTTCCGTAAACTTTGGTTTGATCATCGGCTGTTATGGTTAATGCTGCTTTGGTAATTGTCAAAGTTCCATTCACGTAGGTGATATCATAATTATCAGAGACTGCTCCGCTGGCTGTAATAGTGTAAGTTCCTACCGGGCTTGTATCTAAAGCTGTTGTGGAAATTGTTGGAGCTGTAGTTAAATTTGTTGCTGTGTCTCCGTTTACAAAACCTGAATAACTGGCTGTGAGTGTTGGATTTACTTCGCCGTAAACTTTGGTTTTATCATCGGCTGTTATTGTTAAAAGTGCTTTAGTAATTGTCAGATTTCCATTCACGTAAGTAAAATCATAATTATCAGAGACTGCTCCGCTGGCTGTTATTGTATAGGTTCCAACCGGGCTTGCGTCTAAAGCCGTTGTGGAAATTGTTGGCAAAGTGGTTAAACTTGCTGAAGTTTCTCCGTTTGCAAAACCGGAATAACTGGCTGTGAGTGTTGGATTTGCTGCTCCGTAAACTTTGGTTTGATCATCCGCAGTTATTGTTAATGTCGCTTTGGTGATTGTCAGATTTCCATTCACGTAAGTGAAATCATAATTATCGGAGACTGCGCCGCTGGCTGTTATTGTATAGGTTCCAACCGGGCTTGCGTCTAAAGCTGTTGTGGTGATTGTTGGAGCTGTAGTAAGATTTGTTGCTGTGTCTCCGTTTACAAATCCTAAATAACCGGCTGTGAGTGTTGGATTTGCTGTTCCGTAAACTTTGGTTTGGTCATCAGCAGTTATTGTTAATGTCGCTTTGGTGATTGTGAGGTTTCCATTCACGTAAGTGAAATCATAATTATCAGAGACTGCGCCACTCGGTGTTATTATATAAGTTCCAACTGGGCTTGTTGCATCTGCGATCGTAGTTATTGTTGGCGGTGTCGTTAGATTTGTTGCTGTGTCTCCGTTGACAAATCCTGAATAACTGGCTGTGAGTGTTGGATTCGCTTCGCCGTAAACTTTGGTTTGATCATCGGCTGTTATTGTTAAAAGTGCTTTAGTGATTGTCAGATTTCCATTCACGTAGGTGAAATCATAATTATCAGAGACTGCTCCGCTGGCTGTTATTGTATAGGTTCCAACCGGGCTTGCATCTAAAGCTGTTGTGGAAATTGTTGGTGGTGTAATTAGATTTGTTGCTGTGTCTCCGTTGACAAATCCTGAATAACTGGCTGTGAGTGTTGGATTCGCTTCGCCGTAAACTTTGGTTTGATCATCGGCTGTTATTGTTAAAAGTGCTTTAGTGATTGTCAGATTTCCATTCACGTAGGTGAAATCATAATTATCAGAGACTGCTCCGCTGGCTGTTATTGTATAGGTTCCAACCGGGCTTGCATCTAAAGCTGTTGTGGAAATTGTTGGTGGTGTAATTAGATTTGTTGCTGTATCTCCGTTTACAAAACCTGAATAACTGGCTGTGAGTGTTGGATTTGCTGTTCCGTACACTTTGGTTTGATCATCGGCTGTTATGGTTAATGCTGCTTTGGTAATTGTCAGGTTTCCATTCACGTAGGTGATATCATAATTATCGGAGACTGCGCCGCTGGCTGTTATTGTATAAGTTCCAACTGGGCTTGCATCTAAAGCCGTTGTGGAAATTGTTGGCAAAGTGGTTAAACTTGCTGAAGTTTCTCCGTTTGCAAAACCGGAATAACTGGCTGTGAGTGTTGGATTTGCTGCTCCGTAAACTTTGGTTTGATCATCGGCTGTTATGGTTAATGTTGCTTTGGTGATTGTCAGGTTTCCATTCACGTAAGTGAAATCATAATTATCAGATACTGCTCCGCTGGCTGTAATGGTGTAAGTTCCTACCGGGCTTGTATCATCTGCTATCGTAGTGATTGTTGGAGCTGTAGTAAGATTTGTTGCTGTATCTCCATTTACAAAACCTAAATAACTGGCTGTTAATGTTGGATTGGCTGTTCCGTAAACTTTAGTTTTATCATCGGCTGTTATTGTTAAAAGTGCTTTAGTGATTGTCAGGTTTCCATTCACGTAAGTGAAATCATAATTATCAGATACTGCTCCGCTGGCTGTAATGGTGTAAATTCCTACCGGGCTTGTATCATCTGCTATCGTAGTGATTGTTGGAGCTGTAGTAAGATTTGTTGCTGTATCTCCGTTTACAAATCCTGAATAACTGACTGTAAGTGTTGGATTTACTTCGCCGTAGACTTTGGTTTGATCATCGGCTGTTATTGTTAAAAGTGCTTTAGTGATTGTCAGATTTCCATTCACGTAAGTGAAATCATAATTATCAGAGACTGCTCCGCTGGCTGTAATAGTGTAAGTTCCTACCGGGCTTGCATCTAAAGCCGTCGTGGTAATTGTTGGAGCTGTAGTAAGATTTGTTGCCGTGTCTCCGTTAACAAAACCTGAATAACTTGCAGTAAGTGTTGGATTTACTTCGCCGTAAACTTTGGTTTGATCATCGGCTGTGATCGTTAAAAGTGCTTTAGTGATTGTCAGATTTCCATTCACGTAAGTAAAATCATAATTATCAGAGACTGCTCCGCTGGCTGTAATGGTGTAAGTTCCTACCGGGCTTGTATCATCTGCTATCGTAGTGATTGTTGGAGCTGTAGTAAGATTTGTTGCCGTGTCTCCGTTTACAAAACCTGAATAACTGGCTGTGAGTGTTGGATTGGCTGTTCCGTAAACTTTAATTTTATCATCAGCTGTGATGGTTAAAAGTGCTTTGGTGATTGTCAGGTTTCCATTCACGTAAGTGAAATCATAATTATCAGAGACTGCTCCGCTGGCTGTAATAGTGTAAGTTCCTACCGGGCTTGTATCTAAAGCTGTTGTGGTGATTGTTGGTAAAGTGGTTAAACTTGCTGACGTATCTCCGTTTGCAAAACCGGAATAACTGGCTGTGAGTGTTGGATTTGCTGCTCCGTAAACTTTGGTTTGATCATCGGCTGTTATGGTTAATGTTGCTTTGGTAATTGTCAAAGTTCCATTCACGTAAGTGAAATCATAATTATCAGAGACTGCTCCGCTGGCTGTAATAGTGTAAGTTCCTACCGGGCTTGTATCTAAAGCTGTTGTGGAAATTGTTGGAGCTGTAGTTAAATTTGTTGCTGTATCTCCGTTGACAAAACCGGAATAACTGGCTGTGAGTGTTGGATTTGCTGTTCCGTAAACTTTAGTTTTATCATCGGCTGTTATTGTTAAAAGTGCTTTGGTAATTGTCAAAGTTCCATTCACGTAAGTGAAATCATAATTATCAGAGACTGCTCCGCTGGCTGTAATAGTGTAAGTTCCTACCGGGCTTGTATCTAATGCCGTCGTAGGAATTGTTGGAGCTGTGGTTAAATTTGTTGCTGTATCTCCGTTGACAAATCCTGAATAACTGGCTGTGAGTGTTGGATTCGCTTCGCCGTAAACTTTGGTTTTATCATCGGCTGTGATGGTTAAAAGTGCTTTAGTAATTGTCAGGTTTCCATTCACGTAAGTGAAATCATAATTATCGGATACTGCGCCGCTGGCTGTTATTGTATAGGCTCCAACTGGGCTTGCATCTAAAGCCGTTGTGGAAATTGTTGGCAAAGTGGTTAAACTCGCTGAAGTTTCTCCGTTTGCAAAACCGGAATAACTGGCTGTGAGTGTTGGATTTGCTGCTCCGTAAACTTTGGTTTGATCATCGGCTGTTATGGTTAATGTTGCTTTGGTAATTGTCAAAGTTCCATTCACGTAAGTGAAATCATAATTATCGGAGACTGCGCCGCTGGCTGTAATTGTATAAGTTCCAACTGGGCTTGCGTCTAATGCCGTCGTAGAAATTGTTGGAGCTGTGGTTAAATTTGTTGCTGTATCTCCGTTTACAAAACCTGAATAACTGGCTGTGAGTGTTGGATTTACTTCGCCGTAAACTTTGGTTTTATCATCGGCTGTTATTGTTAAAAGTGCTTTGGTGATTGTCAAAGTTCCATCAACATAACTTATTGTGTAATTAGGATTTGCGGCTCCGCTTACGCTAATAGTGTAGTCGCCAACAGGACTTCCGGTTACGGCGGCTGCACTTGTAATGGGTGCTAAAGTTAAACTCCCTACGGTGTCTCCGTTTACAAAACCTGAATAGCTAAGCGTTAGAGTTGGATTATCATCTCCATACATTTTTGTTTTATCATCGGCAGTTATTGTTAATGCTGCTGGAGTTACTGTGCTGGAAACTGCTGCTACATTTACTGTAGTTGCGTTATTACTAGTTAATACGATATCTCCGGAATATGTGCCGGCCGGAATTGTTCCTTTTAGTCTTATATAAACTGGTGTAGAAGCAATTATACCGGCTGCTCCAATGGTAACTGAATTTGTGAATGTAAGATCATCTGAACTTACTTCGAACCCTGTTGGTGCTGTGACTAAAATTCCTTCGGCCATATCGGTTCCTGAAACATTAAAAGTCCCTGATACTGATGGTGTGCCGTAAATTGTTGTTAACGCTGATAAAGTACCTGTAGTTACAATAGTAGGTTCGGTTCTGGTTACTGTTATGGTATAAGTTTCTATTGTTGTACCATCTTGGGCAGTAACTATTGTTGTGATAACATTTGGTCCAACCACTAATGCAATCGCGCCAGAAGCACTTCCGCTTACCACCGTTACACCATTTACGGTTACAGTCGCATTATTATCTGTAGTTATAGGTGTTAATGTTAAACTTGTGACTGCATTAGATACTGTTGCTGTATAAGCTGTTGTTGCTGTTGCAAAAACCGGAGTTAAAGTACCTGAACTAATACTTAAATCACTCAAAGTTGCTATATTGCTTATTGTTGTTACTGAGGCTGGATTTCCTGTACTTACAGTAGAAAGATAGGTTTCTCTACCCGCTAAAGAGCCATTATATTCAACCGCCATTACCTGATAAGTTGTCGCAGGAAGCAGACCTGTTATATCTACTGATGTCCCTGTACCATTATAAATACAGTACCAGCCACTAGTTCCTATTTGTGTCCCAGTTCCAAAAGCTGGATTAGCAGTATAAGTAATATGATCAACTGGCAGAGGGCTGCCACTGGATCCTGCATACATAAACACTGCTCTCGATAATCCATTTCCAACTGTCCAGCTCGCAGTTGTTGTTGTTTCTGTTGTATTCACAAAAGTAACGTTCGTCGCTTGAATTGTTGGTGGATACAAAGGATCATTACGAAAAACGGATATATTATTACCATCTCCATTTGCCGTTGCTATATCGTTTTTACCATCTCCATCAAAATCTCCTATTATTACGTTTCTAGCATTAGTATTATTAGCAAAATCTACTCTGGTACCAAAAGTAATAGCTCCACCAACTGGTGAAGTATTACGAAAAACAGCTAAGATTGCTCCTGATGTGGCTGCAACTAAATCAGGATTACCGTCACCATCTATATCACTAATTGCTACACCATTGGTATTATTTGC encodes:
- a CDS encoding winged helix-turn-helix transcriptional regulator, which encodes MAKINDNGTLREANCSEELMAMRDSLDVLGGKWKLMILRFLTNRTHQVINFKKMQREIDGISAKMLSKELKELETNLLVSRTEQQTKPITVVYAITEYGKSVLPVTETLVNWGLSHREKIIDTINK
- a CDS encoding NADP-dependent oxidoreductase; translated protein: MKAVVLDQNREFTLQEVDIPQPKENEVQVKIAASGFNPVDYQMTENAMERKLLHSPILGREFSGIISAVGEKVTDFKIGDPVFCGSGSMGSNGTYAEYIAVPATIVMHLPHNISFEEGASIPSVGLTALQAINRMQANSSDSIFITGAAGGVGNMLIKLLIERGNGNLVVTAGNEKSIASLLDLGLKPNQIIDYRKDEVYETALTLNDNRHFDFAVDLVGNEISLTAAKLLKINGTYVDVTNFSTPDSREVLFSRGATILNISNYAFGLEKQFDYYKNGLNELRVLLENKSITPPTIEIVGNLDEETVLKALSILRENKTNGKKLIMQIDRL
- a CDS encoding cupin domain-containing protein — encoded protein: MKTIPRRIVTGIRNGKSIIEKDAIVSNVSEHFPGLIISDIWSTDSMPVKLEEEKVIENTAFPNTPKNGSYFRYVQIPPDKDLGIVAPEGQPHPLMHQTDTLDYIVILSGEIWLIVDEGETLLQAGDIVVQRGTNHAWSNRSELPCIQLAILLDAAK
- a CDS encoding PorP/SprF family type IX secretion system membrane protein, giving the protein MNTTKKIFMRLFAIKPILFLSIVLLVNNTANAQLNKFEAMYYQNQYLGNPAMAGLNKGLNVNIGYQRQWDDVPGNPVMMYATVEYNPESRAAYGLNFYSDRAGLITNTRVLGTFAYHLPLDGEDRKINFGLSLGGRFLSLDKSKISGDINDPSIQNFDEGGALDGDFGISYTTRLLTVQAAVPNLNNTFFENDNGERRYVDSQIFYSAISYKIYVSSRINDFNIEPLVAYRGIRGYKDIVDIGANFSMPEYNMNISAMYHTNEVISGSFGITLDKLGIFLSYSSFIGNTGAYANDGFELGLRYKFLD